In Desulfobulbus oralis, one DNA window encodes the following:
- the tatA gene encoding twin-arginine translocase TatA/TatE family subunit, with translation MFGLHMPELLVILVIIVLLFGAGKLPEIGSGIGRGIKNFKESIKGEEKKAIDSKTGEQSEEKKA, from the coding sequence ATGTTTGGTTTGCATATGCCCGAACTCCTCGTCATTCTGGTCATCATTGTCCTGCTGTTCGGCGCCGGCAAACTGCCGGAAATCGGCAGCGGCATCGGCCGGGGCATCAAAAACTTCAAGGAATCCATCAAGGGCGAAGAAAAAAAAGCCATTGACAGCAAGACCGGCGAGCAGAGCGAAGAAAAGAAGGCCTGA
- a CDS encoding diaminopimelate decarboxylase, which produces MPISETFKTRLYPQLDRIAKHFGTPFHIYDEAGLRATGQALKDAFAGAEGFREFFAVKALPNPFILTIMREMGFGFDCSSIPELMLARNAHVAPTDIMFTSNNTSEADFLAAAAHGGCILNLDDISLIGKVPLMPELICFRYNPGAKRSGNAIIGKPEEAKYGVSDGQIADAYRKAQERGAKRFGLHSMLASNELDYRYIVETARMLLDLCRRLELELNIRMEFVNIGGGLGIPYRPEDAPLDLPAMGREVCRLLEDFKKAYGYVPRLFTESGRYMSGPHGVLVTRVINRKDIYRTHIGVDSSMAALMRPAIYGAYHHIEAPGCEDRPLELVDVVGPLCENNDKFAIQRQLPHLEGGELLVIQDTGAHGHAMGFNYNGRLRPQELLLRTDSSVERIRRAENVTDYFATLIFEPDTLAAG; this is translated from the coding sequence ATGCCTATTTCCGAAACCTTCAAAACCAGACTCTATCCCCAGCTCGACCGCATCGCCAAACACTTCGGCACCCCCTTTCATATCTACGACGAGGCAGGCCTCCGGGCAACCGGTCAGGCCCTGAAAGACGCCTTTGCCGGCGCGGAGGGCTTCCGCGAGTTTTTCGCGGTCAAGGCGCTGCCCAATCCCTTCATCCTGACCATCATGCGCGAAATGGGCTTCGGCTTTGACTGCAGCTCGATACCCGAACTGATGCTGGCCCGAAACGCCCACGTCGCGCCTACAGACATCATGTTCACCTCGAACAACACGAGCGAGGCCGATTTTCTGGCCGCAGCCGCTCACGGGGGCTGCATCCTCAACCTGGACGACATCTCGCTGATCGGCAAGGTGCCGCTCATGCCGGAGCTGATCTGCTTCCGCTACAACCCGGGTGCGAAACGCTCCGGCAACGCCATCATCGGCAAGCCCGAAGAGGCCAAATACGGGGTCAGTGACGGGCAGATCGCGGACGCCTACCGCAAGGCCCAGGAACGCGGGGCAAAACGCTTTGGCCTGCACAGCATGCTGGCCTCGAATGAATTGGACTACCGCTACATCGTGGAGACCGCGCGCATGCTTTTGGACCTGTGCCGACGGCTCGAACTGGAACTGAATATCCGCATGGAGTTCGTCAATATCGGCGGTGGTCTGGGCATCCCCTACCGGCCGGAAGACGCGCCCCTTGACCTCCCCGCCATGGGTCGCGAGGTCTGCAGACTCCTGGAGGACTTCAAAAAGGCTTACGGCTACGTCCCCAGGCTCTTCACGGAGAGCGGCCGCTACATGAGCGGCCCGCACGGGGTGCTGGTGACCAGGGTCATCAACCGCAAGGACATCTACCGCACCCATATCGGCGTGGACAGCAGCATGGCCGCACTCATGCGGCCGGCCATCTACGGCGCCTACCACCACATCGAGGCTCCAGGCTGCGAAGACCGGCCCCTGGAGCTGGTGGATGTGGTGGGCCCGCTCTGCGAAAACAATGACAAATTCGCCATCCAAAGACAGCTTCCCCACCTCGAAGGCGGGGAACTGCTGGTGATTCAGGACACCGGCGCCCATGGTCACGCCATGGGCTTCAATTACAACGGCAGACTCAGACCGCAGGAACTCCTGCTGCGGACAGACAGCAGTGTGGAACGCATCCGGCGGGCGGAAAACGTGACCGACTACTTCGCAACCCTCATCTTCGAGCCCGATACCCTGGCCGCTGGATGA